The sequence below is a genomic window from Lytechinus variegatus isolate NC3 chromosome 3, Lvar_3.0, whole genome shotgun sequence.
ttcatgtttttcctgtgtacattttcagtgacaaaacGGAATTTCCATTTAAGTTGCAATGGTATTGCAGATtttcagaaacagaaaaaaaaattgaaactgaAAATCACTGTCTCTATCCTGATTCTTCATCACTGATGGAAACATATTCCCTGCCTCCTCGAAACTTGTCAGTATTTATTTTACATGTGGCACAGGGTAGTATTGTATATGGGTATAAAGTAGCTTACATGATTTCCATGGGTAGACTTTTGCATTAATAGTGTCTGTCCACCCACACATCTAAAGCATTTAAGTATATGCAAAGTCTGTTGAAGAGATTGCGCATGATTATTACATACATGTTTGCATTTTTTGAGCAATAGTAAGATGTGTGAAGAGAATCTTTATCTGAACATATCTAGAGATAAGTTTCCTTTTTTGACATCCTGTTCCTTGATCCATACATAGGCCTAGGCTTAGTAAGAAGGAAACTACTATGTGACCTGACATATCAGTATCTACTGTACATGCAGACATACACTTGCATGTAGTCTGGGAAAGTTGCCCTTCTGGAATCTCACATTGTTTTAAAACTTAATCTTCTTCCAAAATTAATAAAGACCATCACCCTATATTACTTGTATTTAACAGGTATgaattgtattttgattttgctATTGCCAATGTTGACAAGTCGATTGTAGATTTGCAGTTAATTAATGCAGTATAGTTGTGTTATTGTAATCATCATGTCATTTTGTAGTAACTTGGAGGGGCTTTTCAGCATGCATGAATAATACATATACCTGTAAGTAATGGACATGAAaaatatggaaatccattatcTGTGTCACACAACCTTCCTGAGTCCTCTCATGTCAAATGAAAGGTGTACTTTAAAGAAATGCAGTgtcattgtttgattttgtatgtttgtttttcCTGCATTCCAGGTCCAAACTATTCTAGAAGTGTCAGAGATGATATCATCAACAGACAGTATGGGGTCCAAAGTTACATTGTATAAAATCAGCATTGAGGTAGGCTATTAATATTCTTAAGTGTGATCATGGGTTTACCATTGTCTTCTTGAGCATGCACACACACACGTGAGCTATATAGTACCTATCATTCAAGATAAAGGGGCCTTACTTGCTCATACATCAAATTATCAATCATGtagttttgatatttcaaaactACAAGCTATTTGCAAGAAAAAGCATGAGAAAAAGTTAAACTACTGGATATAGAATGAGCAATTTACAACATTGCATGTGTAAACAAAGGTATCACTATTTATAAAAACATTGTATAGTATCTTTGAAAGTTTGAATTCTCAAGAAAAATAAGTTGTCAGTTAAATACTGGTACCGGTATGTAAAATGTACATCTTCAATTATTTTTAGATTCACTGGCTTATATTCATTTTAAGATCTATGTCTGTGTCATGACTCCCATTTTATAGAttttctgttgtattttattttccatacACAGTCCAATGATATTTGCTTCCATCTACCATCATCATGTGTGTGGAGAACGTACGCAGAGTTTGTATGGCTGAGAAAAAGATTGGAATCAGGATGTTCATTCATAAGAAAGTAAGTTATCCTCTCAAAGATAAATATTGTACGTGTAATATTGTGTATGTTGAATTCGAGTCAAGATAAAAtagtataaaatataaataaagataaaagaatgaagaaaagaaaaaaaatgcatgggaAATGAAGtgtaaggaaaataaaaaggtaGGAAAGGAGCTAGGTCTGCACATTGTTACAAAACTTACATAATCACCCAATTCATTATGATCAATCTCCATTGAATTGTCAATCCATAGCAGTTTCCATTCTCTTCTCTCTGAGTTTATTAATAAAGCTACGATGTTAATTTCTGGTGTGATCAATgcaattgtatttcattttgctATAGTATGACAAGTTATTGTATTTTGTGGAATAGAATTTACAAGCATTgaacataaaaatgaatgacAAAATGCAGTCTGAAACAAACCATTATCTTTTGTACTTAAACTTCCTTCATTTCCTTGTTATATTTCTTGCTTAGGGCTGTACCAGAGCTTCCCTCCAGGACGTTACTAAACTTGTTTGacaaagattttgcagaaaaaaggaaaattggccttgaggatttccTAAACAAGTaagtttttttatattcaaggCTTTTTGTGTAATTCATTGTTTGTTTTGCATCGAAATGGGGAATTCCaagataaatgatattttatttcgaacaataaattatggatttattATGGATTTATCATTTATGGATTTCCAAGATAAACATTGTGAAACAGCCTTGAGGGTGAAAGCTGAAGCAAACTTCAATTAAAATTTTGCAAAACATAAAATTAGGATTTTCTGAAAGCATTGCAAGCTCTGAAAAATTGAGTCTTTTGTAAGTTTTAATGCACTAGACCAAAActgttctattattattattcattatattgtAGAAATTTATATGAGGAATATGTACATTGATTTAAATGGTGAGATTCCTCTATATTTAGTTTGCCTAAGAATTTGTTGTAattttaaagacaaaaaatgtagagtatattcaagaaaacatgaaattagTGTGATGGAATTTAACACACCAGACTGTAAggaatatttttgtttgatttattacaGCTTCCAGTATTTGGTTATCTTTACTTTTtaactaataccttggtcacatttactctatggcggctgtacggcgagttgaaaacagtcgttttaacatgtttttgtaccagctatataggtggtttgaataaaaatgaataaaacggctgttttcgactcgccgtacggccgccgtagatcaaatgtgaccgtgGTGTAAgctactttatttttcattgactctttttttcctccaaaatcAATTTGGTCAGTCTTATGACTTTGTCTGCTATACATGTGTCATACCTACATTACTGTACTTTATGATACAGAGAAGTCTTGCAGGTCTTACCATCCTCATTATTTCAGCAGTATGAttaattttgaatgatatcCCATATTGACTCATCAGGAATATAATAtgtatgttttcattccctTATGTCAATAAACAGAGTCTTAATGGAAAGGTCATTCTTATCAGATGCAGCTGTTCACCTCTTTCTTCAGTCCAACCTCTCTACAGACGAGATACAAGCATGGTTAGACAGGAAGGCAGATGGGACAATTCTTGAATTGATACATCGGGGAAAAGACATTGTGATGCAAGACTATGATGCTCTAACACCACAAGAAGTATGAGAGTAGTCACATTTTGGACTAATTGATCGGATAAATCTTGTTTACCATGCCTTCCGCTGCTTGTGGTATAGACAGGAAGGAAGAATTGCTGACCTCGGACCAAATAGTCCGAATGATTATTTGGTAATGCAAGAGAATTGACTGTCAACTACCTATTTGGACAATTAAAAGTAAATGCTGTAGTACAGTAACTTGGGGTTTTGTCTTCTGCTGCTTATGATAGAGGCAAGGAGGTTGTGTACTATTCTCACACCAAAAACCCCGTACACATGTTCAAGAAAAGTGACTTCTCCAGATTATTCCTGATTGGACACACAGCTTGTACTCTGCCTTCTAATCCGTGTGGTACAGATGTAAAGGCCATTGTGTAGGTTTGCGGTTGTTATTTCTGCTGTCTTGCCTATGTAGGCTATGGTCCTGTCTCCATGAGTAGGAGCAATGGAATATCAGTAGCAGAGATGCAATCTTGAGCTCtgttcatgtacatgtgaaATACGGAGGAAGTGGATGTGTTGCACTATATTTTGAAGATTGACTACATATTTTATCATCTAGATTTACATGTGCTTATGACTGGAAGACGGACATATTGCCAGTTTTTACcagtattgtacatgtagcagcatAAAGAGTTTTATTATATAAAACCATATCGGAAACATACATCATGATATTAAACAGTACATATGATTTGTGAATGATTTTATACCTGCACACGTAATGATTGTAATCATTACGTGTGCAATGCTCATAAAATTGTTTAATgccatatttatatattaaaacatgatgatgaaaatggacTGAACAAAATTAAATCTGGAAAAATACCATTTACTCTGACAGGGAAATTTGTTTTCAGCCATCTTGACTTCGAAGAAGATCTTTTCACACTTGGCacattcttataaaaaaaaacagtcattCAATCCATCATTCTAGTGTCTTTGGGAGTCTTGATTTATTTAGAATTTTTCATCTTTCCCCATTGAGTATATTTAGAAATTACAAGTGAGACCCTCAGCCCATAACAGGAAGTCATTGAGTTGTATATGTACTTATACTAATTGATGAATAAGGACATTAAGAATCTGTATCGGTTTCAATATTTCTTCAGagtattttgagtaaatcagGGACTGAGTTTTTTAAGGGGAGCGAGAGCGATCACTTGCCACTGCTCACCTTAATCCATTTCAGGTAGAGCAATTTATCGCTCGCCTATAAAgcgaaattgattttttttttacataaaatgataaatgcaTAAAAACTAGAAATCAAGCAACATCATAcagttttgtattgtttgtgcAACTCTTAACTTCCATGTATATATCTCTATTCTGACATCACTTAAAGGgatcgtttaactttgtgagcagctgatttttAAAATTCTCAAACTGAGACGAAACATGTGTATGAGTGCCTGTATTTGTCCTCAAAACCCTGAAACAGACCATAATATAGGATGAAAAACTCTAATTTAGATACACGTAGCAATTTATTCGCTTGATTTTGAGAACCGTCTAGTAGATGTGTGCCAGCTTATGACCAGTTTTCTCCAATTCAAAAAGTCTGTTGGCTATGTTGACTGCCTTCTGCTGTGTGTTTCTCCTATACAAACGCTATTATTAGCTGCACTGTACATTCAGTGTATACCTTGTACACACTGTATGTAGGTCATGCTGTGTTCTAGAGTTAATGTGTTGTGTTTCACAGATTCGCTCTATACACATAGTCATTGAAACCAACtcccaattattttcaaactttggtttacatctccAAGGTTTTAAAATTGATCCTGTAGATATAATACTTTGAAACTTTTGGGATGGTATTTTTACACTATAAGCCTAATGTTTAGCCCATtttcaagaaccaaaatgagaattttttaaatcagaacaAAGTGAAATGATCACTTTAACCTGAATTTAGAATGAGTGTCAGTCAATGATCAAACTATTATTTGAAAACCCCATCCTCAGTCAAGTTTGTATAAGTAACACACAAATTTACATTAAGCAATAACACACATTTAAAATGAGATAAATATATTCAGGGCATCTAATTTTGGGTCCTTTGGTTGTTGGTTGTAACTTAGTGTACATTCCTCCATCCATTTTGTAATCAGACAAAAAAGCTCCCTTTGTATGTCAAGGAAGAGCTTTTTGTAGTGCTCCCCTACCACTCCCCTTGGGAGAGCTTCTTATTGCTCcccaaataatgataaaactgAGTCCttggtacatgtaaatggaatTTCTTCTATTTTAAACTAGATATATTTGATAAATTCACTTGGAATCATTTACTAGTaatgggtcagatgcataaaaagtagcTATTGCTGGAAAGCAATTGCTTGTCTTAAACCCTTTTCTTGCCTTCAGAAAGCATTGCTAGTCGTTTGAACAAGAACGACGTCATGCTGGTGTGAACATGACTCAGAAAACAAAAGCGGAACTCGAACACTGAAGTGTGGTAGTGCAAAATACGTTTCTTTCTCTCCTGTCTGCCTGTTACATCTTTCCTCAGACATGTCAAACTTTTTGTTTCtaattaataaatttatatagTTGGCATCAAGTTTGTCCTATCAAGGAATAAAACATGAACATGTTGGCTACTGTACACCTTTGGGTTCTCTCAGTTACATAAACATGATTATAAGACGCAAACGGACTGATCAAGCAAACGCCCAAGCTGCTCTGAAGGAGCTTGAGAAAACCCAAGCAAATGCTTAAACACAcaagcaaatttttttcttatgtatcaTATGCTTTTTTAGCAATAGCTTAATCATGAAGCAAATGCTTTTAGGCATTAGCTGTTGCTTGAGCTTTCAAGCAGATCTTTTGCTTGCTCATTTTTATGCATACAGAATCAAGCaaaagcaattgctactttttatgcatctgacccattggataaaatataaatggatggatggatggatctgttttcttttcccttatttgtTTTAGGGGCAG
It includes:
- the LOC121410640 gene encoding sorting nexin-12-like — protein: MLKDSGSGAGSTPTTPVDISNSEMEQGQSEGNGSPVGSPELDTSMSLASSSCCSGSSSDIASDSSLHFNDLPVHPVNRISQVQTILEVSEMISSTDSMGSKVTLYKISIESNDICFHLPSSCVWRTYAEFVWLRKRLESGCSFIRKAVPELPSRTLLNLFDKDFAEKRKIGLEDFLNKVLMERSFLSDAAVHLFLQSNLSTDEIQAWLDRKADGTILELIHRGKDIVMQDYDALTPQEV